In a single window of the bacterium HR11 genome:
- the tama gene encoding Translocation and assembly module TamA, with amino-acid sequence MRRRNRLLGLGVVVWLVTAGGAVAQVVRQVRWTFEGPRPAYDLDRLLAVRPGEVLTDETLAASLQNVYLTGLCEQVTARVSPVGGLSQGSSGAGAGSSAVDLTMTCVTPSRIEDVRFYYVTSRTFSPRRLQRHMTDFALGLPYDPAQVERWKEDIRRFYEEAGFESPDVHAHFEEVDARRRSGVLRVYVDEGTPRRIRRWAWSAGPVCPTLRGPVETLLHKAERWNPALQSAIQRVVQRVRQEGYWTAYLEATWSDGVVRLDGQCGPRMRVEVVGWPPEVPPVQAWLDWVGDARAWSDDLLETLGGMLQRTLQAHAYPQARVTWEVRTQTPAAVAVVFRVEPGPMARITSIRWEGLPDELQPEVQPWGPGSPWVYDQFQAWLRRFQVSLQARGYQPVEFQVVPEYGNPGDVRLRVLCSIGPRRYVQDIDFWGNSVWSDEELAAYIPLRRGQALEPRLLDLSLQAIRQKYYQAGYFRVQVEPRVESVPGRPDAVRVDFYVLEGEPTYVDRVIFRGLYYTQAGVLYRLLPFREGDVLQADRLEAFQNRLYDLGLFERVEIPLPLPQQMGDRQDLLVIVREARPARFSYGLGYQENDRVRGILNAQYNNFLGRGYRLYALFRFSFVNWRVLGSFGGRFVGGLPVEWQVAGETGFQRQPNFDLFQTRGLLQGVYRYGPRSLLTGQWEVGETRLENLARTLSPEEVELIAREFENLRLTKLSLGWLRDTRDSVLNATRGQFLSLTGELSLRRWGSDVTFVKLAGQWSVYVPLTSGWVLAVAQRAGWSRRFEAPARLPPDQRVLLPPSQRFFAGGSRTHRGFDFNALGPPLGGNALWLTTVEQRWNLRPTWGLVLFLDVGNVFLENPSLRWSDLRKAGGVGLRYIAPFGPIGVDLAWLLDPRPGEKRFHWFVTVGQEF; translated from the coding sequence GTGCGGCGACGTAACCGACTGCTGGGACTGGGAGTCGTCGTCTGGCTCGTGACGGCCGGCGGGGCCGTCGCCCAGGTCGTCCGTCAGGTGCGGTGGACCTTTGAGGGTCCCCGGCCGGCCTATGACTTGGACCGTCTGCTGGCGGTCCGCCCCGGGGAAGTCCTGACGGACGAAACCCTGGCGGCGTCTCTGCAGAACGTGTACCTGACCGGTCTGTGCGAGCAGGTCACGGCGCGGGTATCGCCTGTCGGGGGCCTCTCGCAGGGATCGAGCGGCGCAGGGGCGGGCTCTTCAGCCGTGGACCTGACGATGACTTGTGTGACGCCGTCCCGTATCGAGGACGTGCGATTCTATTACGTCACGAGCCGAACGTTTTCCCCTCGCCGCTTACAGCGGCATATGACAGACTTTGCCCTCGGCCTCCCTTACGACCCGGCCCAGGTCGAACGCTGGAAGGAGGACATTCGGCGCTTTTATGAGGAAGCCGGTTTTGAGTCGCCGGACGTGCATGCCCATTTTGAGGAGGTCGATGCCCGACGGCGGTCCGGCGTCTTGCGGGTCTACGTCGACGAGGGCACGCCCCGGCGGATTCGGCGTTGGGCTTGGTCGGCCGGTCCCGTTTGTCCGACCCTGCGCGGCCCTGTCGAGACCCTCTTGCACAAGGCGGAACGATGGAACCCGGCCCTTCAGTCGGCCATCCAGCGGGTCGTCCAGCGGGTTCGTCAGGAGGGGTACTGGACGGCTTACTTGGAGGCCACGTGGTCGGACGGTGTCGTTCGCCTGGACGGGCAGTGCGGACCCCGCATGCGGGTCGAGGTCGTGGGCTGGCCGCCGGAGGTCCCGCCGGTCCAGGCGTGGCTCGACTGGGTCGGGGACGCCCGGGCCTGGTCCGACGACCTGCTGGAGACCCTGGGGGGTATGCTCCAGCGGACCCTCCAGGCGCATGCCTACCCGCAGGCCCGGGTGACGTGGGAGGTCCGGACCCAAACGCCGGCGGCGGTCGCCGTCGTGTTCCGGGTCGAGCCCGGGCCGATGGCCCGCATCACGTCGATCCGGTGGGAGGGCCTGCCGGACGAGCTCCAGCCGGAAGTCCAACCCTGGGGTCCCGGGTCGCCCTGGGTCTACGACCAGTTCCAGGCATGGCTTCGCCGCTTCCAGGTCAGCCTTCAGGCGCGGGGCTACCAGCCGGTCGAATTCCAGGTCGTCCCCGAGTACGGCAATCCGGGCGACGTTCGTCTGCGGGTCCTCTGTAGCATCGGCCCGCGGCGATACGTCCAGGACATCGACTTCTGGGGGAACTCGGTATGGAGCGATGAGGAGCTGGCGGCCTATATCCCCCTGCGGCGGGGCCAGGCCCTGGAGCCGCGTCTGCTGGACCTGAGCCTTCAGGCGATTCGACAGAAATACTACCAAGCGGGCTATTTCCGGGTTCAGGTCGAGCCCCGCGTGGAGTCCGTCCCGGGCCGGCCGGATGCCGTGCGGGTCGACTTCTACGTCCTGGAGGGCGAGCCGACTTACGTCGACCGGGTCATCTTCCGGGGCCTGTACTACACGCAGGCAGGCGTCCTGTACCGTCTCCTGCCGTTTCGCGAGGGGGACGTCCTGCAGGCGGACCGGTTGGAAGCCTTTCAGAACCGCTTATACGACCTCGGCCTCTTCGAACGGGTCGAGATCCCTCTGCCACTTCCCCAACAGATGGGGGACCGACAGGACTTGCTGGTCATCGTCCGGGAGGCCCGGCCGGCCCGCTTCAGCTACGGCCTGGGGTATCAGGAAAATGACCGGGTCCGGGGCATCCTGAACGCTCAGTACAACAATTTCCTGGGCCGGGGCTACCGGCTGTACGCCCTGTTCCGCTTCAGCTTCGTCAACTGGCGGGTCCTGGGCTCCTTCGGGGGCCGCTTCGTCGGGGGCCTGCCCGTCGAGTGGCAGGTCGCCGGCGAGACGGGCTTCCAGCGTCAGCCGAATTTTGACCTCTTCCAGACCCGGGGCCTGCTCCAAGGGGTCTATCGGTACGGACCCCGGTCCCTCCTGACGGGCCAGTGGGAGGTCGGCGAGACCCGCCTGGAGAACCTGGCCCGGACCCTGAGTCCCGAGGAGGTCGAGCTGATCGCCCGGGAATTCGAAAACCTGCGGTTGACGAAACTCTCGCTGGGATGGCTCCGGGACACCCGGGATTCGGTCTTGAATGCCACCCGTGGGCAATTCTTGAGTCTGACCGGGGAGCTCAGCCTGCGGCGTTGGGGGTCCGACGTGACGTTCGTGAAGCTGGCGGGCCAATGGAGCGTCTACGTCCCCCTGACGTCGGGCTGGGTCCTGGCCGTCGCCCAGCGGGCCGGCTGGAGCCGTCGCTTCGAGGCACCGGCCCGGCTCCCGCCCGACCAGCGGGTCCTGCTCCCGCCGAGCCAGCGGTTCTTTGCCGGCGGAAGCCGCACGCATCGGGGCTTTGACTTCAACGCGCTGGGGCCGCCTTTGGGCGGGAACGCCCTGTGGCTGACGACGGTCGAACAGCGCTGGAACCTGCGGCCGACCTGGGGCCTCGTGCTGTTCCTCGACGTCGGCAACGTGTTCCTCGAAAATCCGAGCCTCCGCTGGTCGGACCTCCGGAAGGCCGGGGGGGTCGGCCTTCGCTACATCGCCCCCTTCGGGCCTATCGGCGTGGACTTGGCCTGGCTCCTGGACCCACGGCCCGGGGAAAAGCGCTTCCACTGGTTCGTGACCGTCGGGCAGGAGTTCTGA
- a CDS encoding D-glycerate 2-kinase has product MVRRALIERWRRDAVRCFQAAVQAVDPLTCLPRWVSLRRDGLQVGSQTWPLPGRVWVVGAGKASARMAQALEAVLGDRIAGGVVVTKEGHGVDLRRIQVLEAGHPIPDDRSLAAAEAIRRQLAAVQTGDGVFVLLSGGASALLELPVEGVTLADVQVVTDRLLRAGATIHEMNAVRKHLSRVKGGQLLRWVPPSVPVWTLVVSDVVGNDLTVIGSGPTVPDPSTYADAVEVLRRLQVWDCIPDTVRTYLTEGQAGRRPETPKPGDPLFARSHVWIVADNQTALQAAARAARDRGYHVTVLTSFLEGSVIEVARWVRAVARQVQTYGQPVRPPACVLMGGETTVQVRGSGRGGRNQELATRVGALLQEDEAVVFLSAGTDGTDGPTDAAGGLVDPWRVHRARRAGIHPEPFLADNDTYHYLAQVGGLLKTGPTYTNVMDLLVLIVGSEKT; this is encoded by the coding sequence ATGGTCCGAAGGGCTTTGATCGAACGCTGGCGGCGAGACGCCGTCCGTTGCTTTCAGGCGGCCGTGCAGGCCGTCGATCCCCTGACTTGTCTGCCGCGGTGGGTGAGTCTTCGGCGGGACGGCCTCCAGGTCGGATCCCAGACGTGGCCGCTCCCTGGACGGGTGTGGGTCGTCGGGGCCGGGAAGGCGTCGGCCCGGATGGCCCAGGCCCTGGAGGCGGTCCTGGGCGACCGTATCGCCGGGGGCGTCGTCGTCACGAAGGAGGGCCACGGCGTCGACCTTCGACGGATTCAGGTCTTGGAAGCGGGGCATCCCATCCCGGACGACCGCTCCCTGGCGGCGGCTGAGGCCATCCGTCGACAGTTGGCCGCCGTTCAGACCGGCGACGGCGTGTTCGTCCTCCTCAGCGGCGGGGCCTCGGCCCTCCTGGAGCTTCCCGTCGAGGGCGTGACCCTGGCGGACGTGCAGGTCGTGACGGACCGTCTCCTGCGGGCGGGGGCGACGATTCACGAAATGAACGCCGTCCGCAAGCACCTGTCCCGCGTCAAGGGCGGCCAGCTCCTGCGGTGGGTCCCGCCGTCGGTGCCCGTGTGGACGCTCGTCGTCAGCGACGTCGTGGGGAACGACCTGACCGTCATCGGGTCGGGTCCGACCGTGCCGGACCCCTCTACGTATGCGGACGCCGTCGAGGTCCTCCGACGTCTTCAGGTCTGGGACTGCATCCCGGACACCGTGCGGACGTACCTGACGGAGGGTCAGGCCGGGCGGCGGCCCGAGACGCCCAAGCCGGGCGACCCCCTGTTCGCCCGTTCTCATGTGTGGATCGTGGCGGACAATCAGACGGCCCTCCAAGCGGCGGCCCGGGCGGCCCGGGACCGGGGCTACCACGTGACGGTCCTGACGAGCTTCCTCGAGGGTTCCGTCATCGAGGTCGCCCGATGGGTCCGGGCCGTGGCCCGCCAGGTGCAGACGTATGGCCAGCCCGTCCGACCGCCGGCCTGCGTCCTGATGGGCGGCGAGACGACCGTCCAGGTGCGGGGCTCGGGTCGGGGCGGCCGCAACCAAGAGCTGGCGACCCGCGTGGGGGCCCTTCTGCAAGAAGACGAGGCTGTCGTATTCTTGAGCGCCGGGACCGACGGGACCGACGGCCCGACGGACGCCGCCGGCGGGCTCGTCGACCCCTGGCGCGTCCACCGGGCCCGGCGGGCGGGGATTCATCCCGAGCCTTTTCTGGCCGACAACGACACGTATCACTACCTGGCACAGGTCGGGGGCCTCCTGAAGACCGGACCGACCTACACGAACGTGATGGACCTGCTCGTCCTGATCGTGGGCAGTGAAAAAACGTAG
- the betI gene encoding HTH-type transcriptional regulator BetI, which translates to MKLSRAFFRFWVQEDRSDAAADINEWRRWIRKYAILEAARRILNRHGLEGLTVDAIAREAGITKATVYAYFTGRDELLFETVRYVMKRFRYGWLRAVRRGRTTRQKLLRTFRYYLHHVEVNRSVFEVLYRGLLFTTEASRSACKTMIHEELNRYHGLLKELVGQGSTEGWLRPVPPDEAAFFILHVLHGAVMRRIHGGVDLSVRDHARMILNFCLRGLMNPSARSVPGPRVSVREERR; encoded by the coding sequence ATGAAGCTGAGTCGTGCCTTTTTCCGGTTTTGGGTCCAGGAGGACCGGTCCGATGCGGCGGCCGACATCAATGAATGGCGCCGGTGGATCCGCAAGTACGCCATCCTGGAAGCGGCCCGTCGGATCTTGAATCGCCATGGGTTGGAGGGCCTGACGGTCGACGCCATCGCCCGGGAGGCCGGCATCACGAAGGCGACGGTCTATGCCTACTTTACGGGCCGGGACGAACTCCTGTTCGAGACGGTGCGTTACGTCATGAAGCGGTTTCGCTATGGCTGGCTCCGGGCCGTCCGGCGGGGTCGGACGACCCGGCAGAAGCTCTTACGGACCTTCAGGTATTACCTCCATCACGTCGAGGTGAATCGTTCCGTCTTCGAGGTCCTGTATCGGGGCCTGCTCTTTACGACAGAGGCGTCCCGGTCGGCCTGCAAGACGATGATTCACGAGGAACTGAATCGCTACCACGGCCTCTTGAAAGAGCTCGTCGGGCAGGGTAGCACCGAGGGTTGGCTCCGGCCGGTCCCGCCCGACGAAGCGGCTTTCTTCATTCTCCACGTCCTGCATGGGGCCGTCATGCGGCGAATTCACGGCGGCGTGGACCTGTCTGTGCGGGATCACGCCCGTATGATTTTGAACTTTTGCCTCCGGGGCCTGATGAATCCATCCGCTCGTTCAGTCCCCGGCCCTCGCGTGTCGGTCCGGGAGGAACGGCGATGA
- the mdtA_2 gene encoding Multidrug resistance protein MdtA → MNRFRISGWGSRIGNGNLQTETSPRPHGHPRNPQFAVRNCILIFLLIGLVGLWGCSRAERSAQATDAAQAAPVVVAPVESKTVAVEYPTVGTVEAYSTVVVRSMVAGEIKEVHFREGDYVRRGDLLFTIDPEPYRTALAQAEAKLSQDRVLAQNAEREEARYANLLRQGIVTQEQYDQVRSNAEALRAAVQADEAAVAYARLQLEYCFIRSPITGRAGALLVHAGNVIKANDRDLVVIHQVEPVYVTFTVPQQYLPDIQTRDVRDPVPVVVTLPEHPEKRFEGRLAFIDNAVDPATGTIRLKARLENASRELWPGQLVNVALTLKVLRDAVVVPDRAVQAGQVGTYVYVVRPDQTAELRPIVVAHRLEREVVVARGLRPGEQVVVDGQVRLTDGAKVQVQNREGVTE, encoded by the coding sequence ATGAACCGATTTCGGATTTCGGGTTGGGGATCGCGAATTGGGAATGGGAACTTGCAGACGGAGACATCCCCCAGACCCCATGGGCATCCCCGCAATCCGCAATTTGCAGTCCGCAATTGTATCTTGATTTTCCTACTCATCGGGCTCGTCGGCCTCTGGGGGTGTAGCCGGGCCGAGCGGTCGGCGCAGGCGACCGATGCGGCCCAGGCGGCGCCCGTCGTCGTCGCCCCGGTCGAGTCCAAGACCGTCGCCGTGGAGTATCCGACGGTCGGGACCGTAGAGGCTTACTCGACGGTCGTCGTCCGCTCGATGGTCGCCGGGGAGATCAAGGAGGTCCACTTTCGGGAGGGCGATTACGTCCGCCGGGGCGACCTGCTGTTTACCATCGACCCCGAGCCTTACCGGACGGCCCTGGCCCAGGCGGAGGCGAAGCTGAGTCAGGACCGGGTCCTGGCCCAGAACGCCGAGCGGGAGGAGGCCCGCTATGCGAATCTCCTCCGGCAGGGGATCGTGACGCAGGAGCAGTACGACCAGGTCCGGTCCAATGCGGAGGCCCTGCGGGCGGCCGTGCAAGCCGACGAGGCGGCCGTGGCGTACGCCCGGCTTCAGCTCGAGTACTGCTTCATTCGGTCGCCCATCACGGGCCGGGCGGGGGCCCTCCTGGTCCACGCCGGCAACGTCATCAAGGCCAACGACCGGGACCTGGTCGTCATTCATCAGGTCGAGCCGGTCTACGTGACCTTCACCGTACCCCAGCAGTACTTGCCGGACATCCAGACGCGTGACGTCCGGGACCCCGTGCCCGTCGTCGTGACCCTGCCGGAGCACCCGGAAAAGCGCTTTGAAGGCCGCCTGGCCTTTATCGACAACGCCGTCGACCCGGCGACGGGGACGATCCGGCTGAAAGCGCGATTGGAAAATGCGTCCCGGGAGCTCTGGCCGGGCCAGCTCGTCAACGTCGCCCTGACGCTGAAGGTCCTACGGGACGCCGTCGTCGTGCCGGACCGGGCCGTGCAGGCCGGTCAAGTCGGGACGTACGTGTACGTCGTCCGGCCGGACCAGACGGCGGAGCTCCGGCCGATCGTCGTCGCCCATCGTCTGGAGCGGGAGGTCGTCGTCGCTCGGGGGCTTCGGCCCGGCGAGCAGGTCGTCGTCGACGGCCAGGTCCGGCTGACGGACGGGGCGAAGGTGCAGGTGCAGAATCGTGAAGGAGTGACGGAGTGA
- the mdtB_1 gene encoding Multidrug resistance protein MdtB, with protein MNLSAPFIRRPVMTTLVMASGLIFGAMAFRLLPVSNLPNVDFPTISVSASLPGASPETMASAVATPLERQFSTIAGLESMTSTSGQGFTQITLQFSLDRDIDAAAQDVQAAIAKTLPLLPRDMPAPPSYQKVNPADQPVLYIALTSPSLPMSALHEYGETLMAQRISMVSGVAQVLVYGAQKYAVRIQLDPNALAARGLGIDEVAGAVRQANVNLPTGILYGPFHAFTVQASGQLTSADVYRPIVVAYRNGAPVRLNELGRVVDSVENDKTAAWFYTKDSAERSIILAVQRQPGTNTVEVVRRVRALLPTFRQQLPASVSMQVLYDRSVSIQASVRDVEFTLVLTLFLVVSVIFLFLRNLRATVIPSLAIPMSVVGTFAVMYLLGYSLDNLSLMALTLSIGFVVDDAIVMLENIVRHMEQGKSAWAAALKGAEEIGFTIVSMTLSLAAVFIPVLFMGGIVGRLFREFAVTIGVAILLSGVVSLSLTPMLCSLFLRPPSSHGRLYRASERAFEVFRDWYGRSLEWVLGHRRAVMAFLGATLVATVYLFWVIPKGFLPTEDAGQIVVFTEAPEGTAFESMVQRQRVVADIVRSNPYVDAFMSSVGARGSLTGPNQGILFISLKPRGQRPDIETVAAELRRQLAHVTGMRVYVQVPPPIRIGGRLTKSLYQYTLQSPNTEELYRYAPILVERIRRLPGFLDVTTDMQIANPQVYVEIDRDRAARLGVTPFQIEDALYTAYGPRQVSTIYAPNNQYSVLMELLPEYQNDPSKLNMLYIRSSQGTLVPLSAVARLGTDVGPLTVNHTGQLPSVTISFNLAPGYALGDAVNAIERVAREVLPSTVVTSFQGMAQAFQASLAGLGLLLVTTVLVIYIVLGILYENFIHPITILTALPFAGVGALVTLLLFGKELSIYAFVGIIMLVGLVKKNGIIMVDFAIEARRAGKSPEDAIVEACRIRFRPIMMTTMAALMGALPIALGIGAGAEARQPLGLAVVGGLLFSQTLTLYVTPVFYVYMEAFQAWLARRVRLPRPALEPTPSAVLPLANGQPEEGSRE; from the coding sequence ATGAACCTGTCGGCGCCCTTTATTCGGCGCCCCGTCATGACGACGCTCGTGATGGCGAGCGGTCTCATCTTCGGGGCGATGGCTTTCCGGCTCCTGCCGGTCAGCAACCTGCCGAACGTGGACTTTCCGACGATTTCGGTCTCGGCCAGCTTACCGGGGGCGAGTCCCGAGACGATGGCCTCGGCCGTGGCGACGCCCCTGGAGCGGCAGTTCTCGACGATCGCCGGCCTCGAGTCGATGACCTCGACGAGCGGTCAGGGCTTCACGCAGATCACGCTCCAGTTCTCCCTGGACCGGGACATCGACGCCGCCGCCCAGGACGTCCAGGCGGCCATCGCCAAGACGCTTCCCCTTCTGCCCCGGGACATGCCGGCCCCGCCGTCCTACCAGAAGGTGAACCCGGCCGACCAGCCGGTCCTGTACATCGCGTTGACGTCGCCGAGCCTGCCGATGTCGGCGCTCCACGAGTACGGGGAGACCCTGATGGCTCAGCGCATCTCGATGGTCAGCGGGGTCGCCCAGGTCCTGGTCTACGGGGCCCAGAAGTACGCCGTCCGCATTCAACTCGACCCGAACGCCCTGGCCGCTCGGGGCCTCGGCATCGACGAGGTCGCCGGCGCCGTCCGGCAGGCCAACGTGAACCTGCCGACGGGCATCCTGTACGGTCCCTTTCATGCCTTCACGGTTCAGGCCAGCGGCCAACTGACGTCGGCGGACGTCTACCGGCCCATCGTCGTGGCGTATCGGAACGGGGCGCCCGTGCGGCTGAACGAGCTCGGGCGGGTCGTCGACAGCGTCGAGAACGACAAGACGGCCGCCTGGTTTTACACGAAGGACTCGGCCGAGCGGTCCATCATCCTGGCCGTTCAGCGCCAGCCGGGGACGAACACCGTCGAGGTCGTCCGCCGGGTCCGGGCGCTCCTGCCCACGTTTCGTCAGCAACTCCCGGCGTCCGTCTCGATGCAGGTCCTGTACGACCGCTCGGTCTCGATCCAGGCGTCCGTCCGGGACGTCGAGTTCACGCTGGTCCTGACCCTTTTCCTGGTCGTCTCTGTCATCTTCCTGTTTTTACGGAACCTGCGGGCGACGGTCATCCCCAGCCTGGCCATCCCGATGTCGGTCGTCGGGACGTTCGCCGTCATGTACTTGCTGGGTTACAGCCTGGACAACCTGTCGCTGATGGCCCTGACGCTCTCCATCGGGTTCGTCGTCGACGACGCCATCGTCATGCTGGAGAACATCGTACGGCACATGGAGCAGGGCAAGAGCGCCTGGGCGGCCGCCCTGAAGGGGGCCGAGGAGATCGGCTTCACGATCGTGTCGATGACGCTGTCGCTGGCGGCCGTCTTCATCCCGGTCCTGTTCATGGGCGGCATCGTCGGGCGATTGTTCCGAGAGTTTGCCGTGACGATCGGGGTCGCCATCCTGCTGTCGGGAGTCGTATCGCTGTCGCTGACGCCGATGCTGTGCAGTCTGTTCCTGCGGCCGCCGTCCTCACACGGTCGGCTGTACCGGGCGTCCGAGCGGGCCTTTGAGGTTTTTCGAGATTGGTACGGCCGGTCCCTCGAGTGGGTCCTCGGTCATCGACGGGCCGTGATGGCCTTCCTGGGGGCGACCCTGGTCGCCACGGTGTACCTCTTTTGGGTCATCCCGAAGGGGTTCCTCCCGACGGAGGACGCTGGCCAGATCGTGGTCTTCACCGAGGCACCCGAGGGGACGGCCTTTGAGTCGATGGTCCAGCGGCAGAGGGTCGTCGCCGACATCGTCCGGTCCAATCCTTACGTAGACGCCTTTATGTCCAGCGTCGGGGCCCGGGGGAGCTTAACAGGCCCGAATCAGGGCATCCTGTTTATCAGCCTGAAGCCCCGGGGCCAGCGGCCGGACATCGAGACGGTCGCCGCCGAACTCCGTCGTCAACTGGCCCATGTTACGGGCATGCGGGTCTACGTCCAGGTGCCGCCGCCCATCCGGATCGGGGGTCGGCTGACGAAGAGCCTGTACCAGTACACGCTCCAGTCGCCGAATACGGAGGAGCTGTACCGATACGCCCCCATCCTGGTCGAGCGTATCCGGCGTCTGCCCGGCTTTCTGGACGTCACGACGGACATGCAGATCGCCAACCCCCAGGTGTACGTCGAGATCGACCGGGACCGGGCGGCCCGGCTGGGTGTGACGCCCTTCCAGATCGAGGACGCCCTGTACACGGCCTACGGACCCCGACAGGTCTCGACGATCTATGCGCCGAACAACCAGTACTCGGTCCTGATGGAGCTCCTACCCGAATATCAGAACGACCCGTCCAAGCTGAACATGCTGTACATCCGCTCGAGTCAGGGCACGCTGGTCCCCCTGAGCGCCGTGGCCCGCCTGGGGACGGACGTCGGACCCCTGACGGTCAACCACACGGGCCAGCTCCCGTCGGTCACGATTTCCTTCAACCTGGCCCCGGGCTATGCCCTGGGGGACGCCGTGAACGCCATCGAGCGGGTCGCCCGGGAGGTCCTGCCCTCGACCGTCGTGACGAGCTTCCAGGGGATGGCCCAGGCATTTCAGGCGTCCCTGGCGGGTCTGGGCCTCCTGCTGGTCACGACCGTCCTGGTCATCTATATCGTCTTAGGCATCCTCTACGAAAACTTCATCCATCCCATCACGATCCTCACGGCCCTGCCCTTCGCCGGCGTCGGGGCCCTGGTGACCCTGCTCCTGTTCGGCAAGGAGCTCTCCATCTACGCCTTCGTCGGGATCATCATGCTGGTCGGCCTCGTCAAGAAGAACGGCATCATCATGGTCGACTTTGCCATCGAGGCCCGGCGGGCCGGAAAGTCTCCGGAAGATGCCATCGTCGAGGCCTGCCGGATTCGCTTCCGGCCCATCATGATGACGACGATGGCGGCCCTGATGGGGGCCCTCCCCATCGCCCTCGGGATCGGGGCCGGCGCCGAGGCCCGTCAGCCCCTGGGCCTGGCCGTCGTCGGGGGCCTCCTGTTCTCCCAGACGCTGACCCTGTACGTGACGCCCGTCTTCTACGTCTACATGGAGGCCTTCCAGGCATGGTTGGCTCGACGGGTGCGGCTACCGCGGCCGGCCCTGGAGCCGACGCCGTCGGCCGTCCTGCCCCTGGCCAACGGTCAGCCGGAGGAGGGGAGCCGCGAGTAG
- the srpA gene encoding Solvent efflux pump periplasmic linker SrpA: MRRGYMIGGIFLTAVVLAGLVGFMARSARSPASKAAPADPAVRSAVNVTVVPAELRAWPRIVEAVGTVAAWEQTEVAAQVDGPVTEVRKDVGDAVRAGEVLAKIDEREYELRYRQAEADAEQAARDLERAEQMARQGLIPPQQLEMARVRAQVARANADVARKKYEDTSVRAPYAGEVIQRLVSPGDYVRTGQPLFVLVDARRLRLKLPVPEMDYARIQPGQAVEVRFDALPGQTVTGRVYRVTPAIDPASRTVLVEVLVENADGRVRPGMFAHARLNLGMEAPMVTLPVSALQAVPGGVQKVYVVEGDTVRERQVEVAFYVGDRVVLRSGVRPGERVVAPVPPTIWDGMAVRIVSAPPEDALRTSPKPEVRP, from the coding sequence ATGCGGCGTGGGTATATGATCGGGGGTATCTTTCTGACGGCAGTCGTCTTGGCCGGCCTGGTCGGATTTATGGCCCGGTCGGCCCGGTCGCCCGCTTCGAAGGCGGCCCCGGCCGACCCGGCGGTCCGGTCGGCCGTGAACGTGACGGTCGTCCCGGCCGAGCTACGGGCGTGGCCCCGGATCGTCGAGGCCGTCGGGACGGTCGCCGCCTGGGAGCAGACGGAAGTCGCCGCCCAGGTCGACGGCCCCGTGACGGAGGTCCGGAAGGACGTCGGGGACGCCGTCCGGGCCGGCGAGGTCCTGGCGAAGATCGACGAGCGGGAGTACGAGCTCCGCTATCGGCAGGCGGAGGCCGACGCCGAGCAGGCCGCCCGGGACCTCGAGCGGGCCGAGCAGATGGCCCGGCAGGGCCTCATCCCGCCCCAGCAACTCGAGATGGCCCGGGTCCGGGCCCAGGTCGCCCGGGCGAACGCCGACGTGGCCCGCAAGAAGTACGAGGACACGTCCGTCCGGGCGCCCTACGCCGGGGAGGTCATCCAGCGGCTCGTGTCGCCGGGCGACTACGTGCGCACGGGCCAGCCCCTGTTCGTCCTCGTGGACGCCCGCCGTCTTCGGCTCAAGCTTCCCGTCCCCGAGATGGACTACGCCCGGATTCAGCCGGGCCAGGCCGTCGAGGTCCGGTTCGACGCCCTGCCCGGCCAGACCGTGACGGGCCGGGTCTATCGGGTGACGCCGGCCATCGACCCGGCGAGCCGCACGGTCCTCGTCGAGGTCCTCGTCGAGAACGCGGACGGCCGGGTCCGGCCCGGGATGTTCGCCCACGCCCGGCTGAACCTGGGGATGGAGGCCCCGATGGTAACGCTCCCGGTCTCGGCCCTCCAGGCCGTCCCCGGCGGCGTTCAGAAGGTGTACGTCGTCGAGGGGGACACGGTCCGGGAGCGGCAGGTCGAGGTCGCCTTCTACGTCGGGGACCGGGTCGTCCTGCGTTCGGGCGTCCGGCCCGGCGAGCGGGTCGTCGCCCCGGTCCCCCCGACGATATGGGACGGCATGGCCGTTCGCATCGTGTCGGCCCCGCCGGAAGACGCTCTACGCACGAGCCCGAAGCCGGAGGTTCGGCCATGA